The Methanoregula sp. UBA64 genome contains the following window.
GCGAGGAGTTCTCGCTCTTTGTCCACAGCCTTGTCGACCGGGTCCGGACCTACGGAACCGACAGCGTTGCTGCGGCAATGGGGGGCTGGCTGGACCGTTACTCGGCTATTGCGAGCGGCGACGACATGACGCTCGTGTACGCGTCCATCAACCCCGAACGCCCGGAGACACCGGCTGCAGATCCCCCGGAACAGGACCGGCCGGTATCGCGGGAGGAGGACTGGTAGCCAAATGACCCTTGCCATCGGCACCCGGCTCCATGCCGAACTTGCCGGGACTACCGTTACCGTGGTAAAAAAGATCGGGGAAGGTACCCAGGGGGAGGTATATCTCGTTGACGGCCCGCAGGGGCAGCAGGCGCTCAAATGGTACAAGCCCGAACAGGCAACAAGCGGCCAGCGGACGGCAATCTCCTACCTTGTCCGCACCGGCCCGCCCTACGGGGCGGCGGGGAAACGGTTTATCTGGCCGCTCGACCTGGTCACCGCCGATAACACAAAACAGTTCGGGTACCTGATGGCACGGATCGATACGCAGAAGTACGCCGAGCTCGGCGAGGTCTGGGCGCACTTAAAACCGGTTCCCTCCCTGTCGGCACTCTGCGAGATCTCGTACGAACTTGCAAACAGCTACCGGGCGCTCCACCTCTCGGGCCACTGCTACCGGGACATCTCTGCGGGGAATTTGATGTTTGACCCAATAACCGGGGACGTTCTCATCTGCGACAACGATAATGTGGGCGTGAACCACGAGTCCCGGTGCCAGGTCTGGGGCACGATGGAATACATGGCCCCGGAGCTCATCCGCGGGGAATGCGATCCCTCGACCGAGACCGATCTCCATGCGCTTGCGGTTCTCCTTTTCTATGTCTGGGTCTGGCATCACCCCTTCCATGGCGAGATGGAATACCGGTACCACTGCTGGGACATCCCGGCCAAAAAGCAGGTCTATGGGATCACCCCGGTCTTTATCTTCGATCCCGACAACCCAACAAACCGCCTGCCCGGCGATCCAGACTATGCCCTTGCCGGCAGACGGTGGGACCTGTGCCCGCCCGCACTTCGTGCAATGTTTATCAGGGCATTTACCGAAGGGCTTACGCAGCCGGCCCGGCGGGTTACCGAAGGAGAATGGCAGAACCTCTTTTTATCCTTAAAGGACCGCCTTGTCTCCTGCCCGCACTGCCGGGCCGAGAATTTCTCCTCTGTGGACGACCTCCCGATGACCTGCTGGCACTGCCGACGGGAGATCCCCCCGGCACCGAGCCTTCGTATCCAGCGCCCCTGGGGAACCATCTCTGTTACCCTGTCGCTGGGCACCACGCTCCTCTCCCGCCATATCCTGCACCCCAACGGGAGTGACGATGGTTCACGGGCGATAGGAAAGGTCGTCCCCCACCCTGCCATTCCCGGTGCGGCAGGGATCCGGAACCTTTCAAAAACCTCCTGGCAGGTGATCTTCCCGGACGGGATAACATCCGATGTCCCGCCGGGCCGGGCAGTTCCCCTGAATCCAAAAACAACCATAACGATGGAGGGCACCAGTTGCACCATCCAGTCTGCCGGTTGTGGAGATGAACCATGAACGATACCGCCCGTACCACCCTTGCCCGGCTCGTTGCCCGCTACGGTGTTTCTGTTGCCCACGATGCGAACCGGTGTGAAGGGCTGCTCCGCGATACCTGCCCGGACTGCACAAAAGAGATCTTTATCCTCACAAGCGCCGTGCGTCAGCGGGTCCCTGCGGATCTCCTTGCACCCCGCCAGACGCTTCCCCTGCCGCTGGTGCAGGGGTTTATGGTCAAGCGCCTGATGGATGAACTCGGCCTCTCCGATGATGCAGCACACTGGGCGGTTGCCAGCTGGTCGGAAGCGCTCGGACTTTCCGATCCGGCCCGGACGGTCCCGCCCGAAAAGAATACGGTCCCTCCCGGACCCGCCACCCCGGTATCCGTTTCTACTGCCAGCCCCGCCCTCCGCGAACAGTGGGCTGAAGATCTTGCACATGCCCCGGTCGCGGTACGGCTCGGCATCATCCGAAACCTCGCAACAAACCCGGATCCCGGGAATACCCGGCTCCTGGTACGGACGCTGGATAACGAAAGCGGGGTAGTACGGGCAGCAGCCTTCGATACGCTCTCGGACCCGGCACTTGGGGCAGCGGACGCGCTTATCGGGGCTCTGGGGGATCAGTCCGAGGGCATTATCTGGCGGGCCGCGCTCGTACTTGCAGACTTAAGGGAGCGCCGGGCCGTCCCGGCGCTTGTCCACCTGCTTGGCCGGCAGGGCATTGTCCGGGAATCCACGGTCTGGGCGCTGGGCGAGATCCGGTGCAGCGATGCGGTAACCCCGCTCATGAGCCTGGTAAACGATCCCGATCCTGGTATCCGCAGTGCGGCAGAAGCTGCATTAAAAAAGATCGGATCGCCGTGAATCGTATAATTTTTAAAAAAGTGCTGCCGGTGACCTGTTATTTTGCATAAGTCCGGGGTACTTTTATGTTCCGTCCCTGCAATAAGGTTGTATAGCCCTCAAAGATTTCCGCTGGTACGGGAATACCTGCATGTGCCAACGGGAACAGGACCAGGGACATGAACGCAGACCTGCTCTCCAAGACCTCCCGGCAGATCGTCCGCCACCGGCTCACCAACTACCTGGCGAGCATTGCGGTCGTGCTTATTCTCGTCCTGCTCATCGAACTCGTCAGCCGGGGAAACCACCTGCTCAGCATTATCCTCATCGAGCTCATCAGTATCGCGGTCGCCATTGCGGTCTTTGTCATTGTCTGGAACAGCAGGCGGATCGCCTCCGACTCGTTCCTCCTCGCAATCGGTCTCTCGTGCCTGTTTACTGCGTTCCTTGACACGTTGTTTACCTTTTCTTTTGTCAACCTCCCGCTCCTCCCGGGCATTGCCGGGGGCATGACCCCCCAGTTCTGGATTGCCGCCCGGTATTTCCAGGCCGCGTCCCTCCTTATTGCGGTAGCGCTCATCGGGAGATCCCTTACCCCAAAAGGAAAATATGATACCCTCATTCTGACGATTACCTGTGCCGGGATATTTCTGGCCCTTGTGGCAGGAATCGTGATCTGCCATGAGTTCCCCGACTGTTCCAATGCATTTGCCGGCCCCTCGCTGTTTAAGTCCGCGAGCGAATATCTCATCTCTGCTCTCTTCCTGATAACGGCCGGTTATCTCCTGTTCCGGCGCCGGCACCTCGATCCCGAGGTCGGGACATTCCTGGTTATCGCCATGCTCTTTTTTGGCTGGGGCGAACTGGTCTTTGCAATCTCCGGGAATGGCATTGAGCCCATGAACGTGGTTGGGTTCTTCATCAGGTTCGTGGCGGTGTACTACCTCTATCGTGCAATCGTGACTGTGGGGGTCACCCGGCCGTTCGACCTGCTCTTCTGTCAGGTGACCGAACGGGAGCACGAGCTTTGCTTAAGCGAGGAACGGTACCGGAAAATTGTCGAGACCCAGACGGAACTGATCAGCCGGTTTTTGCCGGACGGGAGGCACGTCTTTGTCAACGATGCCTACTGTCGGTTCTTCGGCCTTACCCGCGATGAAATCCTCGGGAAAAAGATGCCGGCCCATTGTGTGGTCGAGAACCTCACCGACCTTCGGGCAATCTTCTCCGGTCTTACGCCCCAGAAACCGGTAATTGCAGATACCTGCCAGGTGACCCGTTCTGACGGCTCGATCCGCTGGGTGGTATGGAACGACCAGGCGATCTTTGCTCCCGACGGGACCGTGGTTGAATTCCAGTCTGTAGGAAGGGATATCACAAAACTGCACGAGGCAAATGAGGCGCTTGAAAAGGCGCACGAGAAGCTCGCCCTCCTCTCCGGCATCACCCGGCACGATATCCTCAACCAGCTGACCGGGTTAAAAAGCCTGATCTACCTTGTCCAGAACGAGCCGGGGGACCCTGAAATTCCTGCAATGCTCAAAAAAATGCAGAATATTGCTAATGTTATCGAAGACCAGATCTCGTTTACCAAGGATTACGAGGAGATGGGGGTAAAAGCCCCGGTATGGCAGGACGTGACGGCAGGAATTGAACGGGCGGTTGCGGCGCTTCCTTTGGGAACTACCCGGGTCCAGGTTGAGACCGGGGCTGTGGAAGTCTATGCCGACCCGCTCTTTGAGAAGGTATTCTATAACCTCATCGACAATTCGCTGAAGTATGGCGGAAAAAACCTGTCGGCCATCCGCATTGTTTCCCAAAAGACTTCCGAGGGCCTGGAACTGGTGTATAGCGATAACGGCGAGGGAATCCGGGATGAGGATAAGAAAAAATTGTTTTCCAAGGGTTTCGGGAAACATACCGGGCTTGGTCTCTTCCTTGTCCGGGAGATCCTCGCTATCACCGGGATCCGGATCGAAGAGACCGGCACCTTCGGGACCGGCGTGATATTTATCATTACCGTTCCCGTTGATGGATACCGTTTTATTAAGGAATAACCGGTTAACGGCAGTACCCGCGATCTGTTTTTTGATATTTTCCCGGCAGATCCGGGCAGAATGCATATGGCAAGATTTAAGGAGTTCGATTTATTAAAAAAGCCTGATACGTATGGAGAGAACTAGTTCCTGTTTTGGAGTGTGTGTCTTCCTTCTTCTTATCGGGTGCATCGTCTTCGCGGGATGTACGGACAGTACGCCCTCACGGGTTGTATCCGCCACGCCAACAACTGCGGCGACAGCGCCCCTAACAACAACCGCCATGGTGCAAACTTCCGCTGCAACGCCGGTTACTCCTGCTGCGGCCACCGGTTTGTCCACGTATAAGAATGCACAGTATGGCATATCCCTACGGTATCCAAGTACCTGGGATGTCCAGGAGCCGGACTCCCTTGCCATGCGGGACTACGGGAAGTCCACCATCAATATCGTCAATTTCTACAGCCCGGGGAAAGAAACCTACGCGGTTTTCAGCGTTGATATCGACCCGTACTCAGCGACCGATCTCGAATCCTATTACAACCACGCGGTTCTTGCCCTCCAGTCATATTACCCCCACTGGACCATGACCAAACACAACCCCCAGATGGTAGTCTCGGAGAACAAGGCATACCGGATCGATTACAAGGTCGAACACGAGGACAGTATAAAATACGACTATGCCTACCAGGTCTATACGATCGCTGACAAGTCCCCGTATATCTTTACCTACCAGGTCCAGAACATTCCCCCTTCGGACGGTACCTATAACGAGTATCTCGATGAATCGCAGGACATGATAAAAAGTGCCACGATCACGCCCGTTTCCCTGACCGGCAAGACCCGGTAATTATTCTCTCTGGCGGGAATATCC
Protein-coding sequences here:
- a CDS encoding MASE3 domain-containing protein, translated to MNADLLSKTSRQIVRHRLTNYLASIAVVLILVLLIELVSRGNHLLSIILIELISIAVAIAVFVIVWNSRRIASDSFLLAIGLSCLFTAFLDTLFTFSFVNLPLLPGIAGGMTPQFWIAARYFQAASLLIAVALIGRSLTPKGKYDTLILTITCAGIFLALVAGIVICHEFPDCSNAFAGPSLFKSASEYLISALFLITAGYLLFRRRHLDPEVGTFLVIAMLFFGWGELVFAISGNGIEPMNVVGFFIRFVAVYYLYRAIVTVGVTRPFDLLFCQVTEREHELCLSEERYRKIVETQTELISRFLPDGRHVFVNDAYCRFFGLTRDEILGKKMPAHCVVENLTDLRAIFSGLTPQKPVIADTCQVTRSDGSIRWVVWNDQAIFAPDGTVVEFQSVGRDITKLHEANEALEKAHEKLALLSGITRHDILNQLTGLKSLIYLVQNEPGDPEIPAMLKKMQNIANVIEDQISFTKDYEEMGVKAPVWQDVTAGIERAVAALPLGTTRVQVETGAVEVYADPLFEKVFYNLIDNSLKYGGKNLSAIRIVSQKTSEGLELVYSDNGEGIRDEDKKKLFSKGFGKHTGLGLFLVREILAITGIRIEETGTFGTGVIFIITVPVDGYRFIKE
- a CDS encoding protein kinase domain-containing protein; this encodes MTLAIGTRLHAELAGTTVTVVKKIGEGTQGEVYLVDGPQGQQALKWYKPEQATSGQRTAISYLVRTGPPYGAAGKRFIWPLDLVTADNTKQFGYLMARIDTQKYAELGEVWAHLKPVPSLSALCEISYELANSYRALHLSGHCYRDISAGNLMFDPITGDVLICDNDNVGVNHESRCQVWGTMEYMAPELIRGECDPSTETDLHALAVLLFYVWVWHHPFHGEMEYRYHCWDIPAKKQVYGITPVFIFDPDNPTNRLPGDPDYALAGRRWDLCPPALRAMFIRAFTEGLTQPARRVTEGEWQNLFLSLKDRLVSCPHCRAENFSSVDDLPMTCWHCRREIPPAPSLRIQRPWGTISVTLSLGTTLLSRHILHPNGSDDGSRAIGKVVPHPAIPGAAGIRNLSKTSWQVIFPDGITSDVPPGRAVPLNPKTTITMEGTSCTIQSAGCGDEP
- a CDS encoding HEAT repeat domain-containing protein; translated protein: MNDTARTTLARLVARYGVSVAHDANRCEGLLRDTCPDCTKEIFILTSAVRQRVPADLLAPRQTLPLPLVQGFMVKRLMDELGLSDDAAHWAVASWSEALGLSDPARTVPPEKNTVPPGPATPVSVSTASPALREQWAEDLAHAPVAVRLGIIRNLATNPDPGNTRLLVRTLDNESGVVRAAAFDTLSDPALGAADALIGALGDQSEGIIWRAALVLADLRERRAVPALVHLLGRQGIVRESTVWALGEIRCSDAVTPLMSLVNDPDPGIRSAAEAALKKIGSP